The genomic window TGTTTGATCCATTATTAGCCTTGAGCCGTGAAAGCGCCCAATGAAGATTGAAGCCATGCCAGaccgtccatgtctgccccAGGCGCCCGCCAGGCAGCTCCCCCCAGCGCCGGCGCCCTCACGACTCGACCAGACTGTCCGACCACTCGACCGCCTGGCTCGACTGGTCGTCCACTTGGGCAAGTTGACCAGACGCCTTCCTGTCGCCAGCCCGAACCTCCGACTCCCGTCAAGTTCCTCCACGTCGTGTCGGATCGCATCCTCGGACGTCTTCGCTCCATCGCAATTGACGGCCCTGCAACATCTATCCTATAATACCGGACGCGGATTTCCTCTGTCGACCTATCCCTTACTGGATCGCAGCACCCACCgatttttggtttttttctttttaatttttcctTGACGTGCCCGTTCCCTTCTGTCCGTCTTGCAACCGTCATTGCTACGGTCCGAGTTGtgttattattaattttttttctttcttgcctCCTCTGATCCCTTTTTGTTCCCGTCCTTGTTGCGATACTCGATACTCGACGCAGAAAGAGAAGGGAGAAGCAGCGAAACGGGGAATCGGAACCGGAACGGGAGCCATTTTAAACGGAGTCGAATTTTTATTTTGAATTTTTCCTTGATCCTTTTTGTTCTTGCTTTGCTTCAAGGAGAACGGGGATCCGTCCGGACAGCCGCCAAGATGCTGGTAGAGGTACGTTGAGCATTTTGAACCCCCTTGACCTCcgggcggcggcatcggtCGTCTGCAGTTGCTAGTTGCTTTGCACTCCCCCAAATACCCCTTTGCCCTGCCATCGTACCCCGTGGGCCCCGTcctgtcttgtcttgtcgcTGGCCAGCGCGCTGTTTAAATGGATGGGGAGACTGGGCGAGGGGAGGACAACATTCAAGGCAGTCGCGGGGAGCAGCCGATGGATGCTGGTGTCGATCGACGAAGCATGGCGAGGCTGCCTCCTTGCGACTCGGCCTGGGACGGAGAGGCACAACCTTGCGAGCGAGCAAGAGCCCATTCATTCAATCTTGTTCCCTGACGGCTGCAAAGGGCTGTCGACCGGCTACTCTGTGTGCTCGACAGCCGGCCGACAGCGCCTCTGGATGCGTGCCTGGACGGCAGGACTCGAACGGCCTTTGCCTGTGTTTATTTTCGGGGCCATGAGCTACCCGCACTCactcgtgctcgtgctcgtgcttgtgcttgtgtgtgtgtgtgtgtgtgcttggccttgggctgcTCACGATTTGGCTCTTGCAATTCCGGCTCTTGTTCATCTCTGTGCCCGTCTTACAGTCCCAGTCCCGTCCCGCCTCGTCGATGCTCCTATTTTGCGTGCGAGGAGCTTTGCGCTTTACCGCTGTCCCcgttgcccttgccgccgtcttttcttttgtgtTTCTCTTATTCACATCGCGGGAACCCTTTTGCCTCgagcctttttcttcttcataaCCATCTATATCCAGAGCTGCCGAAACGAACAAGGAGAAAGcagcctcgcctcgccaccCACGGAAAACACCATTTTATCACGATGCCGCCTCGGACGAGGAAGAATGCTAACGATCGGCAGAGGAAAGTTAAAGTCGTCACCGAACAACACGTCATGTAAGCAACCAGCCAcgaatttttttttttttgctcttctcTCTGAAGCTTGCCTACTTCCCGCATCATCGAAATCGACGAATGGACgagaaacaaagaaagaaagaagataTTTACAAAGTTCtggtttttattttttgccACGAGTCTGCATGCTGTGAGCTACAGACCATGCCTATTACAGAAATAATGAAGCAAAAAGGAAGGACGGAATTGCTGCAAGGAGGATCATTCTTGTTACAATTCCTCTGAAAAGATGCTAATTGTGGCTTGCGTGATAGTGACAAGCCCTCCCCAGTAGCCGAGTTTCCTATGCGAGAATGGAGCTTGAAATTGCACTTATTGGATGAAGAAGGCAACGAGAGGCCTGCCGATGTGTTCACCAAGGTTGTCTACAACCTACATCCTACCTTTGAGAATCCTACTCAGAGTGAGTTGAAGCCTGGCTACCCTTCCACCTGGACCTTTTTCATTTTTTGGCCAAGATTGGAGCATGCGCTAATCATGTATGCATCGTTTGCCTTCAGCCTTCATCAAGCCTCCATTCCTCTGCAGCAACGAGGGCTGGGGTGAGTTCGAAATCAGTATCGACTGCTACACGACTGAAAAGACGAAACTGGCCTCCATTATCCATGACCTGAATTTTCTGCAGGAGAAATATGAGGCCACACATACAGTCACCTTCAAGAACCCGTCGCAAGCTCTGCAGGAACGCCTGCGTGAAACTGGCCCTTTGCCGAACGACGACGACcgccaaaagaagaagaccgtCGCCAGTAAGAAGGGGGGTCAAAAGTACGACTACGAGAAGATTGCTGAGGCACTGGAAAAGCTTGACGAGGAGGACCTGTTGCGTGTTATCCAACTGATTAATGAGAACAAAGGTCCGGATACCTACATAAGGAGCGATGTGGAAGGTAAGTTTGTGGCTGCCCGCTGCTTTATCCTGTCCGCGCCGGGGAATGTCTTCGGAGTTGTTGATGTTTGAAATGCGTATGAGCTAATAGTCGATAACCTTGCTGAAGCCGGGGAGTTCTCAATTGACCTGTATACCATGCCGGATATGCTGACGGCAAAATTGTGGGAGCACCTGGTATGTTGATACATCACCCTTGAAACGTTGAAGCCCCGCCCCCCTTGGTCACCGTTGATTGGATGCAGAAAGGAAATCACAACTTCTGACAGATGCCACAGTCAAAGAAGGGATTGGTTAATTAATCGTCTTTCATATATTTTGCCTCGGGGCCTCCCAGCAAAGCTTGAGGCTGCCTTTGGTGCATAAGCACGAAAAATTGCGAGGAATCTGGGGTGGGGGAGGGCCGGCGGGCATACCAGGCCACGGGTTGCTACGCCAGGGTTGATAATCTCAGACCAAGTCTCGTTCCTCAATGGACTTTTGACCGGCAGCCACAAAGGATGTAGATTGATTCTTCAATATACGGGTGCAAGTGGGAAGAAACCTTGGTGAAAGGGAAATGGACATGGGGCTTCTCACTGTATGGAGTAGAAAGGGAGTGAAACGATTGTTCTTTTAtgttggtgtttttttttataaaaaagaaactcTTGTTAGGTTATCGTAAAAGTGGGCTGGGAATGAATAGTCTTTTTTATGCAACAATGTCAACTCGACGTAATGATTGCAACGCGAGTGTTGGCCCAGAG from Metarhizium brunneum chromosome 2, complete sequence includes these protein-coding regions:
- the TAF14 gene encoding Transcription initiation factor TFIID subunit 14, with the translated sequence MPPRTRKNANDRQRKVKVVTEQHVIDKPSPVAEFPMREWSLKLHLLDEEGNERPADVFTKVVYNLHPTFENPTQTFIKPPFLCSNEGWGEFEISIDCYTTEKTKLASIIHDLNFLQEKYEATHTVTFKNPSQALQERLRETGPLPNDDDRQKKKTVASKKGGQKYDYEKIAEALEKLDEEDLLRVIQLINENKGPDTYIRSDVEVDNLAEAGEFSIDLYTMPDMLTAKLWEHLSKKGLVN